AGTGTGAAATAACTCCCAAAAGTGGTTTCGGAAGGttcgaatttgaaaaaaaaaaatgaaaagataggATAGGACTAAAATGACATTCGAATGTAAGGAACTATACATCTTAGTCTTACTCATTCAAACACTTGTAGTATTTTCGACCTTATCGTGCCGCTACCTTCACTGTTTAGCAACCCACCGTAATTATAGATTGGGCCTATGACTAGACTTGTCTGAACACTCATTGTCGACCGATATCCAGAATCTACTCGCTCTATCTCACGTGCAATAAGCCCGTAACCCACAGTTGTTGCGCCTGCACATCCGTAGCCCTGAAGAACAGTTAAACTATTATACCTATACAATTCAGAGAACAAAACGAATGCTAGTGAAGTAGGGGAAATGTAATTTAACAACGTCTTCACTCCACCTGGTACGGTGCACCAAGCAGTCCCATTTTACCCATTTCTGGTATTAACGTTGGATCATActctaaagaaaagaaattctatcACAGAAATAGTTTACTTCATTGGCCTTTACATACTTTCCTGTCGATACGCCTCGGTAACTCGCGGGAGCAACTTTTGTTGGCAATACTCATGCGCTGTTTCCATGAGAGCTCTTTCATCCTGAAGAAAAGCCAagatatgaacaaaaaaggttGAATAAAAGCTAAGCCATCAATTTGCTGCAGAGGAAATCATAAGTGATGTGAGACGGATAACAtttaaaagaagtagaaatgcAAGATCAAGGGAAAAAATGTAGCTGAGAgcccactcagtggcgcccttatttctcgacgctctagcttactttttctcttagtaactttagctttcATGTCATAGGTCCTCTAGGAGTAATGCTTAGACCTTAGGGTCCCgataaatttaattatttatttcgagaaataagggagcCACTGAGCTGTTGAATTGAAGCAGAATTTGTTAAAATCTATGATAAACTAAATCAAAGCTAATCATTATCTATGGTCAATCATTGTAGATTTCCATGAAGAATAAAAGTAACTATAGCCGGCACCAGGCATAATGTCATCgtactatgaaaaaaaaagaaacctatagaaaagagaaaaagtgattTCCATGACATAAAAACTATCTCGAGGTCATAGACACATCAGAGCCTGTAAAAACATTGACTAAAGACATAAACTCACATCCGTAATCTGCGAAGAGATATCGAAAGCGTCTCGGAAATTGAATGAAGCGCCTGAAATAgcaaaaagattttatggctgcagttttgaaagaaaaggagtAAGCCTAAAGTGGAAATCACaacaactttgaaaaattagtttgcagcgtattttcttttcttacaaaaaataaacatttcaaaCTCACATCGACCATTTGAGACAACAGACGGCGAGGCTCTCAACAAACTACGCGTAACCCCAGATAACATCCTTCCAGTTAGAAACGAACAGCACGGATCGCTAAACGGAACGAATATGAAACCGAACAGAACGTCAAtaatcagtgaaaaaaaaattgagaacatCTGGTTGATGGTCGAGtgttaaaaaatgaaacagttgAGAAACCAATCTAGCACagtgcaataaaaaaaacattttttttttcaaaaaaagcaggatAAAAATAAGTTCATGATGTGACAAAAGAAGATCTATAAACAATGGTCCTTAGGAAAAAGcatcattattatatttttgtgtATAAAATAGGATATCCTTTTTTGAGTAGTCTTCATCTCTCACGTTcaaattgtttttgaaagaacctatttttgggaaatttccgTGTTGCGGTCACTCTACCTCTTAAGTgaatgcaacgaaaaaaaaaaaaaaggtaaattaGAGCAGGAAAGATTAAATAATGAGGAAATCAATTTTTACAACGCATACaacttaacaaaaaaaaaagaaaagttcattttaaaaaaaacgcagcTTTGCAGAATGCATATCAATCTTCTAGTATAACGTTAATGTGGGAAGCctagagaactttttttttcatacaaaaaaCCGAAACTGACTGCGGGCTGCATTGGTTGGGCGCTTCCGCGCGCGCGCCAACACGTACACTGCTCTCGGATACACGCGATTCTCAATGTTTGAAAACCAGCGCTTGTCAAGGCGAAGTTATTTACCATTGTTTTATATTCTGTGTTACTTGTGAACAATGTTATAATGTTCCATTGGCCATATGTTTGTTTTCACCCCGGTCCATCCAACTATAAAAACTATAGCAATGATAAGAATAGGAAAGATAAGCAAGGGCAGTTTGTTCATGGTGGGAGGAGTGGCCGTAATGGCTAATCAATTTCTtctaatacaaaaataatataaggGGCAAAGCGATAGCGTCCGCGGCGAATGTAACCGTATATAAATACAGTCAAACTGCAAACGCACAACTGCATGACCCGGCCACATTTCACTAATCCTATATGTTATTTCCAGCATGAACTAGCCAAATCTCACTATTGTTCCCATTTTGAGTTACAGTTTTTGCGACGAACCCAAGTTCGTACAGTAGATATGGGAAATCTGCACTGAAATATTAGCAAGATCTATTTATATGACTATTTTGAAAGGAATATAttcaacgaagaaaagaaatctgcGACGTCGCCAGGAGCAAAATGCGTAAAAAGTTCATAATTATAATGTTCATGTATCAAATGTATTCTTGAAGCCCTAGTTGATCAAATCACAGAAACACAACCTTACAAACAACACAAAAGCAAAGGCCGTTGCTCACGGAACCCGAACAAAAATGCAAATGCCTTATCTCCGTCGACAATCAAAAGAAGGTTCTCGACGCTCACCTACACGGCATCTCAAATACTATGATTATCTTAACCTTCGTAACCTTGAATAGAACAGATTTGTGAATGCTTTATGACTTCTTGACTTCCGTCCTCGACAATGACTAGCCAGTAGAACTGGAAAAATGTGCATTTTCGAGAAAACAAACTTCGCAATCAACTACAATAATTAACATTAAATCGAAAATACCAAACAGAAGAAGCTCTAAACGGAAACGCAATTAAGCCAAAATAATACAGGGAGAAAAAACCATACATATACGACCACATCACAAGAACCTACACAGAAATGGTATACCCGCAGAAAAAGCGCGTAAATCACTTATATGTCGCTTAGGCAGACAAAACAAATATTCGGTGAACtcaaagaaaaggaataaaatatgCGGGAATACAGTTAAGTGCTAATTAAGTACAACAGCGATAACCAAGAAATGCAACCAATGCTAATCTCGAACAGAAAGTCTTACAGAAGTTCGATGAGCCATCGATAATAATATGCGATATTTGGAACCTTAACAATTAGGCTTGCTCTAGATTACGCATGTGACAAAGGTGGAAGAATTCTCATCAGCTGGTCGCGCTGAATAGGGTCTGTGATCGGCTTCGAAGGGAATTCCACTTCGAATTGAACGATTAGATCACCGTAGTGGCCGGGGGCCTTTGGATTTGGCAGTCCCTTCCCGGTAATTCTAAAAAGTCAACGAGTTCGCCAAAAAAAGACCTACAGAACATATAATAATGAGCTCAGTAACAAAAAATGATAGCAGACCTTCTGACTGTATTTGGTTTGACACTGTCGAGCCTCAAAGTAGTCGAAGGACCAATGAGTGTTGGTACCTCCACTGTGCATCCACAAAGTGCATCGCGAAGTGAAATGCGGTGGATATATCGAATGTCACAAGCTTCACGCTTGAACACTTTGTGAGGCTTATCCTGGAACGCACTGTATCCAGTTGTGTTAGGAAAATGTGCAAATGACCTCGAAGTCTACTCTCCAAGTGAATTCATAATCTTGCCGACTTTTTCCGTCATTTAAATCCACACAATAAAGCGTCGCTAGTTCTACGAATatatgagaaattttttaCACAGAAGCCAAGAACAGATCAGAACTGGTTCCTGAAGTACGTTGAGCGCGATACACAATCTCTCCAACTAATACGATCAAACGTTGATGATTCACTCAGAGCGTGTACATGTTGATGAGTCAGTAAGTATATAGAATACTTCAAGCAAACATTTTAGACATAGATTTGTTTACGGACGATTCAGTGCACGAAATATTATACGTGATGTTGAAAACGTTGTTACGTGTAAACGTTTTAGTTGCAGCAATTCGAAGAGAAGTAGAATAATTTCGCATCAAAAAGACAACGTAGCACGTGAAAttacttgaaggcagcataccacgaatctgaggtggtacagatttcatgtggagagctcctatacggggttgtagttTGTTAAGAAGAAGGTGAtgccgttcatttcttcctaatcgccgtaaaaaacggcccggaagaagcggcgcgtgcacaaggctggcgcactccaatcgaactcgttgtggagaatagcgccccggaacgctcgaagccgcatcctcctggctgttttttttttacggcaattaggaagaaatggaaggaatcaccctctttcccataatctacgaccccgtataagcataacccacctgaaacccgcaccaccccagattcgtgaggtgatgccttaaagCACTCTCTCAGCACATAGTACTCCACCGCATAAAAATCTCACCTTTATCACGAACACGATATCTGCTGGTACACGTCCAGGATGTTGGTCGCCTTCTTTAGGGAAAGTAATTTTTGTGCCACTCTTCCATCCTGGTTTGATGTTAATTGTCAAAACCTTGTCCTCTACGCGTGTCGAGTGACCATCTGCATTCAACACCTTCCTAAACGAGATTCAACTACGGTACAACATCACGCTTACATCCAAGGCCATACAATTACCtggtaattttcattttcttggtgCATCCGTGATAAATGTCCTCAAGACTAACTTGAAGCTCGTGCTGCACTGTGGGGTCCTGTTTCGGCGCAGCTACAACAAAAATGTAGTATGAGAACAAAACAC
This is a stretch of genomic DNA from Necator americanus strain Aroian chromosome II, whole genome shotgun sequence. It encodes these proteins:
- a CDS encoding hypothetical protein (NECATOR_CHRII.G7946.T1), encoding MAKDYYKILGVAKGASDDEIKKAYRKMALKYHPDKNKEAGAENKFKEIAEAYDVLSDPKKKEIYDKYGEDGLKNGGPDVGGGPGGFHYEFQGDPMRMFTQFFGSDDPFGGIFGMGGGHGPNVFFNMGGGGMDDGMNGFTSFGGMPHGHRRAAPKQDPTVQHELQVSLEDIYHGCTKKMKITRKVLNADGHSTRVEDKVLTINIKPGWKSGTKITFPKEGDQHPGRVPADIVFVIKDKPHKVFKREACDIRYIHRISLRDALCGCTVEVPTLIGPSTTLRLDSVKPNTVRRITGKGLPNPKAPGHYGDLIVQFEVEFPSKPITDPIQRDQLMRILPPLSHA